From the genome of Scytonema hofmannii PCC 7110, one region includes:
- a CDS encoding sulfate/molybdate ABC transporter ATP-binding protein, producing MGIVVENVSKEFGNFKAVDRVSLEVKSGSLVALLGPSGSGKSTLLRLIAGLELPDSGKILLTGSDATYQSVQQRKIGFVFQHYALFKHMTVRQNIAFGLEIRKATKVKIKERVEELLDLVQLSGLGNRYPSQLSGGQRQRVALARALAVEPEVLLLDEPFGALDAKVRKDLRAWLRRLHDEVHVTTVFVTHDQEEAMEVSDEVVVMNQGRVEQIGTPAEIYDHPATAFVMSFIGPVNVLPSTAKIFQSNGFESAHPEVFLRPQDVIVETSPNGTTVPARVTRLIHLGWEVQAELTLDDGQVVTAHLTRERYDELKLEPQQKVYVKPKDAKSFPLYYSI from the coding sequence GTGGGCATAGTTGTTGAGAACGTATCTAAAGAGTTTGGCAATTTTAAAGCAGTAGATCGAGTCAGTCTGGAAGTTAAGAGTGGCTCATTGGTAGCACTGCTCGGACCATCTGGTTCAGGGAAGTCTACACTGCTGCGTTTAATTGCGGGTTTGGAATTGCCAGATAGCGGGAAAATTTTGCTGACAGGTAGTGATGCTACATACCAAAGCGTACAGCAACGGAAGATAGGGTTTGTATTTCAGCACTACGCTTTATTTAAGCACATGACTGTAAGGCAAAACATTGCTTTTGGTTTAGAAATTCGTAAAGCAACAAAAGTAAAAATCAAAGAACGGGTTGAAGAATTACTAGATTTAGTGCAACTGAGTGGGCTAGGTAACCGTTACCCCTCGCAGCTTTCTGGGGGTCAACGCCAAAGGGTAGCTCTAGCACGGGCGCTAGCAGTAGAACCAGAAGTTTTACTTTTAGATGAACCCTTTGGCGCACTTGATGCCAAAGTTCGGAAAGACTTGCGAGCTTGGTTACGCCGCTTGCACGATGAAGTGCATGTAACTACTGTTTTTGTAACCCACGACCAAGAAGAAGCGATGGAAGTCTCGGATGAAGTCGTGGTGATGAATCAGGGGCGAGTAGAACAGATAGGGACACCAGCAGAAATATATGACCATCCAGCCACAGCATTTGTGATGAGTTTTATCGGACCTGTTAACGTGTTACCCAGCACAGCTAAGATTTTCCAGAGTAACGGATTTGAGTCTGCCCATCCAGAAGTATTTTTACGTCCGCAAGACGTCATTGTGGAAACAAGCCCCAATGGCACTACAGTACCAGCTAGGGTTACTCGCTTGATACATTTGGGTTGGGAAGTGCAAGCAGAGTTGACTTTGGATGACGGGCAGGTAGTAACAGCCCATTTGACACGAGAACGCTATGACGAGTTAAAGTTAGAACCACAACAAAAAGTTTATGTCAAGCCAAAGGATGCAAAATCCTTCCCACTTTATTATTCAATTTAA
- the chlP gene encoding geranylgeranyl reductase: MTLRVAVVGSGPAGSSAAETLALAGIETYLFERKLDNAKPCGGAIPLCMVSEFDLPQNIIDRRVRKMKMISPSNREVDINLEKEEEYIGMCRREVLDGYLRDRAAKLGTNLINATVHKLDIPTNNTDPYTIHYIEHTEGSAQGVAKTLKVDLIIGADGANSRIAKEMDAGDYNYAIAFQERIRLPQDRMIYYEDLAEMYVGDDVSPDFYAWVFPKYDHVAVGTGTMHVNKASIKQLQAGIRARAARKLAGGKIIKVEAHPIPEHPRPRRVVGRIALVGDAAGYVTKSSGEGIYFAAKSGRMCAETIVEMSNSGSRIPTEADLKIYLRRWDRKYGLTYKVLDLLQTVFYRSDATREAFVEMCDDINVQRLTFDSYLYKTVVPANPFTQLKITAKTIGSLLRGNALAP; this comes from the coding sequence TTGACACTACGGGTTGCTGTTGTTGGGTCAGGTCCAGCAGGTTCATCAGCTGCAGAAACATTAGCTCTAGCTGGAATTGAAACCTACTTATTTGAACGCAAGCTGGATAATGCCAAGCCTTGTGGCGGTGCAATTCCCTTATGCATGGTCAGTGAATTTGACTTGCCCCAAAATATTATTGACCGTCGCGTGCGGAAAATGAAGATGATATCGCCTTCCAATCGTGAGGTGGATATCAATCTGGAAAAAGAAGAAGAATATATTGGAATGTGCCGTCGCGAAGTGCTAGATGGTTATCTACGCGATCGCGCAGCAAAACTGGGCACAAATTTAATTAATGCCACTGTTCATAAACTCGATATTCCCACAAACAATACTGACCCCTATACCATCCATTACATAGAACATACAGAAGGTAGTGCTCAAGGAGTTGCCAAAACCCTGAAAGTTGATTTAATTATTGGGGCTGATGGCGCTAACTCCCGCATTGCTAAAGAAATGGATGCAGGCGATTACAATTACGCGATCGCTTTCCAAGAGCGAATTCGTCTCCCTCAAGATCGCATGATCTACTACGAGGATCTCGCCGAGATGTACGTTGGCGATGATGTGTCTCCAGACTTCTACGCTTGGGTATTCCCCAAATACGACCACGTTGCTGTAGGCACTGGTACAATGCACGTTAATAAAGCGAGCATCAAGCAACTGCAAGCTGGTATTCGCGCCCGTGCTGCCAGAAAACTCGCAGGCGGTAAAATTATCAAGGTAGAAGCACACCCCATTCCCGAACATCCTCGCCCTCGCCGGGTTGTAGGAAGGATTGCGTTGGTAGGGGATGCTGCAGGCTATGTGACCAAATCTTCTGGAGAAGGCATTTACTTTGCTGCCAAATCCGGACGGATGTGTGCTGAAACAATTGTCGAAATGTCCAACAGCGGTAGCCGCATTCCTACAGAAGCCGATCTTAAGATCTATCTGAGACGTTGGGATAGGAAGTACGGGCTAACTTACAAGGTCTTAGATCTCCTCCAGACCGTATTTTACCGTTCTGACGCCACACGTGAAGCTTTTGTGGAAATGTGTGATGATATCAATGTCCAAAGGCTAACTTTTGACAGCTATCTGTACAAGACAGTTGTACCAGCTAATCCTTTTACTCAGCTAAAAATTACTGCTAAGACCATTGGTAGTTTGCTTCGCGGTAATGCTCTAGCTCCCTAA
- a CDS encoding cyclase family protein — MKKTFLTIFAIVAVLMFLISVPIHQATSQTPTLWNIYKNTLKTAKYVDLTHAFNPTIPVWSGFQKAQFKPTVAGTDIPNYIQTGQEYTYKRHGFIATAYEFPTDQYGTQLDPPAHWNEYGATISDLPPTYAVRPLVVVDIHKKVEVEPGYHATVEDILTWEKKHGIIPEGSVVMIRSDWYKKWSDVARFNQKPFPGITLDALKFLHLKRNILFHGHEPLDTDTTPTLEGEAWLLRNHYTQAEGVANLDRVPETGALVAIGFAKPEGGTGGFARYIAICPSNWSYGLSIAEAPGAPLPKQPYRLQRDANGVLKPTRS, encoded by the coding sequence ATGAAAAAAACATTTTTAACCATTTTCGCTATCGTTGCTGTACTTATGTTTTTAATATCTGTTCCAATTCATCAAGCTACATCTCAAACACCAACGCTTTGGAACATCTATAAAAATACCCTAAAGACTGCGAAATACGTCGATCTCACTCATGCATTTAATCCAACTATCCCTGTATGGTCTGGCTTTCAAAAAGCTCAGTTCAAACCAACTGTAGCTGGAACAGACATACCAAACTACATCCAAACAGGACAGGAGTATACTTACAAAAGGCATGGTTTTATTGCTACTGCATACGAATTTCCTACTGACCAATATGGAACGCAACTCGACCCCCCTGCTCACTGGAATGAGTACGGTGCAACTATCAGCGATCTCCCTCCTACCTATGCTGTTAGACCGTTGGTTGTCGTTGATATTCATAAAAAAGTGGAAGTAGAACCGGGCTATCATGCAACTGTTGAGGATATTCTTACTTGGGAAAAAAAACACGGCATCATCCCGGAGGGTTCAGTGGTGATGATTCGTTCCGACTGGTATAAAAAATGGTCTGATGTTGCACGATTTAATCAAAAGCCGTTTCCTGGAATCACTCTGGATGCTCTCAAGTTTTTGCACTTAAAGCGCAACATTTTATTTCACGGTCACGAACCTCTAGACACGGACACAACACCAACTTTGGAAGGGGAAGCGTGGCTGCTACGCAATCACTATACTCAAGCAGAAGGGGTTGCCAATCTTGATCGAGTTCCGGAAACTGGCGCTCTGGTTGCTATCGGTTTTGCCAAACCAGAGGGAGGTACAGGGGGATTTGCTCGTTATATTGCTATTTGTCCATCTAATTGGTCTTATGGTTTATCGATCGCAGAAGCTCCTGGTGCTCCTTTGCCAAAACAACCCTATCGACTTCAGCGCGATGCTAATGGAGTTCTTAAACCAACTCGGTCATAA
- a CDS encoding hybrid sensor histidine kinase/response regulator yields the protein MNPIKILIVEDEQLVADDLRETLEYLGYIVPTMVATGEEAIVMVESLQPDLVLMDIRLAGEMDGVEASEQIQSRFNIPVVYLTANADRATLERVKATQPFGYILKPFDEKILSTTIEIAVSRHQAEFEVQKALFNAQADKQVAQSQSQQKSQYLYMAAHEFRNPLTTIRLGAEILKHYGDQMPEEKKQSQLSRIQSATEDLMYLLEDILTLGQAETGKIHYEPVSMDVVSFCREQVEALQMTVGEEYTINFLVKGDQRTAYLDEKLLWHLLNNLLSNAIKYSIQGGEVLLTLYWEDNNICFEVRDRGIGIPPEAQANLFEPFQRAENVGKIPGTGLGLAIVKQCVDMHEGSINFESFVGQGTTFVIKLPVKGKDRE from the coding sequence ATGAACCCAATCAAAATCCTAATTGTTGAAGATGAACAACTTGTTGCTGACGATCTTAGAGAAACACTAGAATATCTAGGATATATTGTGCCGACTATGGTTGCAACAGGAGAAGAAGCTATTGTAATGGTCGAATCGCTGCAACCCGATTTAGTATTAATGGATATTCGACTTGCAGGGGAAATGGACGGAGTTGAAGCTTCCGAACAAATTCAATCTCGTTTTAACATACCTGTTGTCTATCTAACTGCCAATGCAGATCGAGCCACTTTAGAAAGAGTAAAAGCCACGCAACCTTTTGGATATATTTTAAAACCATTTGACGAAAAAATCTTATCTACTACTATTGAGATTGCTGTCTCCCGCCATCAAGCAGAATTTGAGGTACAAAAAGCATTGTTCAACGCTCAAGCAGATAAACAGGTTGCCCAATCCCAATCCCAACAGAAATCTCAATATCTTTATATGGCAGCCCATGAGTTTCGCAATCCCTTAACAACAATTAGGCTTGGTGCGGAAATACTCAAACACTATGGCGACCAAATGCCGGAAGAAAAAAAACAAAGCCAACTCAGTCGCATTCAATCTGCTACAGAGGACTTAATGTATTTGTTAGAGGATATATTAACATTGGGGCAAGCTGAAACTGGAAAAATTCACTACGAACCAGTTTCTATGGATGTAGTTTCCTTTTGTAGGGAACAGGTTGAAGCTTTGCAAATGACAGTAGGAGAGGAGTACACCATAAACTTTTTGGTTAAAGGCGATCAACGGACTGCTTATCTTGATGAAAAACTCCTCTGGCACTTACTGAACAATCTGCTTTCCAATGCTATTAAATACTCCATACAAGGTGGTGAAGTATTACTCACCTTGTACTGGGAAGACAACAACATTTGTTTTGAGGTACGAGATCGAGGAATTGGAATTCCACCAGAAGCCCAAGCAAACCTATTTGAACCATTTCAACGAGCAGAGAACGTAGGTAAGATTCCCGGTACGGGATTAGGATTGGCAATTGTGAAGCAGTGTGTTGATATGCACGAGGGTTCAATTAATTTTGAAAGTTTTGTCGGTCAGGGTACGACTTTTGTTATTAAGCTACCAGTTAAGGGGAAAGATCGGGAATAA
- a CDS encoding response regulator — MERSLAQLSLNTDHHNYVILVVEDSDEDFTALTRALRDASFVCSLYRACNGDDALDYLHRQGEYANPTISPRPSLVLVDLNLPGTDGREVIEKIKQDRLLKSLPVIALTTSSSPKDIEACYQYGVNCYMLKPIGVEALRKTIRNFLDYWFNTVVLPNSIQQ; from the coding sequence ATGGAAAGATCGTTGGCTCAATTATCTCTTAATACCGACCACCATAACTATGTCATTTTGGTAGTCGAAGATAGCGATGAGGACTTTACAGCATTAACCCGTGCGCTTCGAGACGCATCTTTTGTCTGCTCGCTGTATCGCGCTTGCAATGGTGATGATGCATTAGACTATCTTCACCGCCAAGGGGAGTATGCCAATCCCACCATATCGCCTCGTCCATCACTTGTTTTGGTAGACCTAAATTTACCGGGAACAGATGGGCGAGAAGTCATTGAAAAAATCAAACAGGATCGTTTGCTCAAAAGTCTTCCTGTTATTGCACTAACTACATCTTCTAGTCCCAAAGATATTGAAGCTTGCTATCAGTATGGTGTGAATTGCTATATGCTCAAACCTATTGGTGTGGAAGCTTTGAGAAAAACCATTCGGAATTTTTTAGACTACTGGTTTAATACCGTTGTTCTTCCCAATTCCATACAGCAATAA
- a CDS encoding ATP-binding protein — MQRVSNLSELSGVIVKEIRKMTGFDRVMVYRFDENSCGEVIAEDRSEQLEPYLGLRYPDFDIPAHARHLYILNPLRLIADVNYQPVTIISKNQNSPSSPISNPQSSIQNPKSKIQNPLDLTYSVLRSVSTCHIQYLKNMEVGASMSISLVKDGKLWGLVACHHQKPRFVSYEIRTACEFLGKVMSLELVSKEENENLEYKLQLKFSQTKFIDKVAQSQDFAEALFQDRVSLLKLVNAEGVVVCADSHLTLIGKTPSEAAIHDLMSWLGGKFQNYLFVTDSLSKFYPKAMDFKEVASGLLALSIARIRNNYVLWFRPERLQYVNWAGNPQPVNTVAPDGSLTLCPRKSFELWQEQVNGTSLPWQSYEIDGAIELRSAIVGIVLRKADELAAINLELERSNNELDAFSYIASHDLKEPLRGIHNYSTFLLEDYAKILDEEGVSKLETLVRLTKRMEDLINSLLHFSRLGRQELKLEPIDFNDLVQNVSEIFRMSLGNSHINIRIPKPLPIIKGDRILLEEVLINLIGNGFKYNDHPDKWVELGNLDSVDEQKTPVWTFYVKDNGIGIREKHLETIFRIFKRLHAPGKYGGGTGAGLTIVKKIIERHDGKIWVESTESQGSTFYFTLPK, encoded by the coding sequence ATGCAACGAGTCTCAAACCTGAGTGAGTTGAGTGGTGTGATTGTCAAAGAAATCAGGAAAATGACAGGTTTTGACCGAGTTATGGTTTATCGGTTTGATGAGAACAGTTGTGGGGAAGTGATTGCTGAAGATAGATCGGAACAGCTAGAACCATATCTTGGTTTGCGATATCCAGATTTTGATATACCTGCTCATGCTAGACATTTGTATATCCTTAATCCCCTTCGTCTCATTGCAGATGTTAACTACCAACCTGTAACTATTATCTCCAAAAACCAAAATTCCCCCTCATCCCCAATCTCCAATCCCCAATCTTCAATCCAAAACCCAAAATCCAAAATCCAAAATCCCCTTGATTTAACCTACAGTGTGTTGAGAAGCGTTTCAACCTGCCACATTCAGTATCTGAAAAATATGGAAGTTGGGGCGAGCATGTCAATTTCACTGGTGAAAGACGGGAAATTATGGGGCTTAGTCGCATGCCACCATCAAAAGCCTCGATTTGTCTCCTATGAAATTAGAACAGCTTGTGAGTTTTTGGGAAAGGTAATGTCTTTAGAACTTGTTTCTAAAGAAGAAAATGAAAATTTAGAATACAAATTGCAGTTAAAGTTCAGCCAAACAAAATTTATAGATAAAGTGGCTCAATCACAAGATTTTGCTGAGGCTCTATTCCAAGATCGTGTCAGTTTGCTGAAGCTTGTGAATGCAGAGGGAGTGGTTGTCTGTGCTGATAGTCATTTGACACTTATTGGTAAAACACCAAGTGAAGCAGCTATTCATGACTTGATGTCTTGGTTGGGTGGCAAATTTCAGAACTACCTTTTTGTGACTGACTCTTTATCAAAGTTTTATCCAAAGGCGATGGACTTTAAAGAGGTTGCTAGTGGATTGTTAGCTCTTTCGATCGCTAGGATTCGTAATAACTATGTCTTATGGTTCCGCCCGGAAAGATTGCAATATGTGAATTGGGCAGGAAATCCGCAACCAGTTAATACTGTAGCACCTGATGGCAGTTTAACTCTTTGTCCGCGTAAGTCCTTTGAGTTATGGCAAGAACAGGTAAACGGAACATCTTTACCTTGGCAATCTTATGAAATTGATGGAGCAATTGAGTTGAGGAGTGCGATTGTAGGGATTGTGCTGCGTAAAGCCGATGAATTAGCCGCAATTAACTTGGAGTTAGAACGCAGCAACAATGAGTTAGATGCTTTTTCCTATATTGCTTCTCACGATCTTAAAGAACCATTACGAGGTATTCACAATTACTCCACATTTTTACTAGAAGACTATGCCAAGATTTTAGATGAGGAGGGAGTCTCAAAACTAGAAACGTTAGTGCGTTTAACAAAGCGGATGGAGGATTTGATTAATTCTCTACTGCACTTTTCCCGTTTGGGACGACAGGAATTGAAATTGGAACCAATCGATTTTAACGATCTGGTGCAGAATGTCTCGGAAATATTTCGCATGAGTTTGGGGAATAGTCATATTAACATCCGAATTCCCAAACCTTTGCCTATAATTAAGGGCGATCGCATTCTACTTGAAGAAGTCTTAATAAATTTGATTGGGAATGGCTTCAAATATAACGATCACCCTGACAAATGGGTAGAGTTGGGAAATTTAGATTCAGTTGACGAACAAAAAACTCCTGTGTGGACGTTTTACGTAAAGGATAATGGCATTGGCATTCGTGAAAAACATCTAGAAACCATCTTTCGGATTTTTAAACGACTTCATGCTCCCGGTAAGTATGGCGGTGGGACAGGGGCGGGTTTAACTATTGTTAAGAAAATCATCGAACGACACGATGGAAAAATCTGGGTCGAATCTACTGAAAGTCAAGGTAGTACTTTCTACTTCACGTTGCCAAAATGA
- a CDS encoding PAS domain S-box protein, whose amino-acid sequence MDSQRTIFIIDDCEEDRMVYRRFLERDTRYTYKILEFELAAEAIESCKSCIPDLILVDFMLPDATGLEFLEELKLSTDKNRLPVIMLTGQGDESVAVQAMKSGAQDYLVKGKLTDDTFYRASYTVMERVRLMQQVEQQQEQQRLIAAIALRIRLSLSLEIVLNTAVEEIRDFLKADRVIVYQFHPDKSGTIVAESVVPGWKSCLNVRFEDNCFQGVRGSYHRSRAGAVNDTRQAALSDCYVELLEHYQVRANLYVPIFSGIQPVEADRCLLRNEPPVWGLLVAHQCGNPRQWQQWEMDLLEQLSVQLAIAIQQAELYENLQSLNAQLEAKVEERTAELQQSERKFRAIFEQTFQLIGLLTPKGAILELNQASLEFFGAESDELRGLFFWELSCYKISPTVHDSLQKAIAQASVGNFVRYEVTLPNAQGVQRTIDFSIKPIFNEMGKVVLLLPEGRDITERKQAEEALCDLNEELEARVQQRTQDLEQANLNLRSEIGERQRVENELRRSEEKFRQLAEKIREVFFIFNHDLSETIYISPAYEEIWGKSCSSIYQNSLSWLNLVHPEDKDNVILSLDQYKYIEGFKQEYRIIRDDGDIRWLRAQSFLVRDSAGVTQRIVGLAEDITERKQAELELLRNRDLREAIFNESADAIFIVDEDTRRIIDCNRRAIKLFEASNKQALINDDNHTLQHYPLTFQELEKLTEEVKAKGFWSREIEYITLKGNSFWGNLAVKQINVAGTVRNLVRVTDISDRKQAVDQLEHSLEEKETLLKEIHHRVKNNLQIISSLLRMQSRRARDESTMMLFQESQNRVQSMALIHEHLYQSPEISQIDFGEYIRSLTDNLFRCYGISQKAIVLKIETGGIKLNLDTAIPCGLLINELVSNSLKYAFPKGRRGEIAICLVSSTDNTITLTVSDTGIGIPESLDWSNTNSLGLRIVHNLTRQLKGTLTLDRNHGTAFSITFSR is encoded by the coding sequence ATGGACAGCCAACGCACCATTTTTATCATTGATGATTGTGAAGAAGACCGCATGGTTTATCGTCGCTTCCTAGAACGCGACACCCGGTATACTTATAAAATCTTAGAATTTGAATTGGCAGCAGAAGCAATTGAGTCTTGCAAGTCTTGCATACCAGATCTAATCCTAGTAGACTTCATGCTACCAGATGCGACTGGGCTGGAGTTTCTTGAGGAATTAAAACTTTCCACTGATAAAAATCGTTTGCCTGTCATTATGTTAACAGGGCAAGGAGATGAAAGTGTTGCCGTGCAGGCAATGAAAAGTGGCGCACAGGATTATTTAGTTAAAGGTAAACTGACTGATGATACTTTCTACCGTGCTAGCTATACCGTGATGGAGCGAGTGAGGCTCATGCAGCAGGTAGAGCAACAGCAAGAGCAGCAACGTTTGATAGCTGCGATCGCTCTCCGCATTCGTTTATCCTTGAGTTTAGAAATTGTTCTCAATACGGCAGTTGAAGAAATCCGAGATTTTCTTAAAGCTGACCGAGTTATAGTTTACCAGTTTCACCCTGATAAGAGCGGTACAATTGTGGCAGAATCTGTTGTACCTGGTTGGAAGAGTTGCTTGAATGTCAGGTTTGAAGATAATTGCTTTCAGGGTGTGAGAGGAAGTTATCACCGCAGTCGCGCCGGAGCAGTTAACGATACACGTCAAGCTGCATTATCTGACTGTTATGTTGAACTTTTAGAACACTATCAAGTCCGAGCAAATCTTTATGTCCCAATTTTCTCAGGCATTCAACCTGTAGAAGCTGATCGCTGTTTGCTCAGAAATGAACCTCCTGTTTGGGGTTTGCTCGTTGCTCATCAATGTGGCAATCCGCGTCAATGGCAACAATGGGAAATGGATTTGCTAGAGCAACTCTCAGTACAGTTAGCGATCGCAATTCAACAGGCGGAACTTTACGAAAACTTGCAAAGCCTGAACGCACAACTAGAAGCTAAAGTCGAGGAACGAACAGCTGAATTGCAGCAAAGCGAGCGGAAATTCCGTGCAATTTTTGAGCAAACTTTTCAATTGATAGGGTTGTTAACTCCAAAAGGAGCAATCTTGGAACTCAACCAAGCATCGTTGGAGTTTTTTGGTGCTGAAAGTGATGAACTTAGAGGGCTGTTTTTTTGGGAATTATCCTGTTACAAGATATCACCTACTGTACATGATAGTTTGCAAAAAGCGATCGCTCAAGCCTCTGTCGGCAATTTTGTGCGATACGAAGTCACATTACCCAATGCACAAGGCGTGCAAAGGACTATTGATTTTTCCATCAAACCCATTTTTAACGAGATGGGGAAAGTCGTTTTGTTACTTCCAGAAGGGCGAGATATCACAGAACGCAAGCAAGCAGAGGAAGCCTTGTGCGATCTCAATGAAGAGTTAGAAGCAAGAGTTCAACAACGTACTCAGGACTTAGAGCAAGCCAATCTTAACCTCAGAAGTGAAATTGGTGAACGCCAACGGGTAGAAAATGAATTGCGACGAAGTGAAGAGAAGTTTCGCCAACTCGCAGAAAAGATTCGCGAAGTTTTCTTCATCTTTAACCACGATCTGAGCGAAACGATTTATATTAGCCCAGCATACGAGGAGATTTGGGGTAAATCTTGCTCGAGCATATATCAAAACTCTTTGTCTTGGTTAAATCTTGTCCATCCTGAAGACAAAGACAACGTCATATTATCACTCGATCAGTATAAATATATTGAAGGATTTAAGCAAGAATATCGCATTATTCGAGATGATGGAGATATCCGATGGCTTCGTGCTCAAAGCTTTTTGGTTCGAGATTCAGCAGGTGTAACTCAACGCATTGTAGGTCTTGCTGAAGACATTACCGAACGCAAACAAGCGGAGTTAGAACTTCTTCGCAATCGCGATCTCCGAGAAGCCATCTTCAATGAATCGGCTGATGCTATTTTTATTGTTGATGAGGATACTCGCAGAATCATTGATTGCAATCGTCGTGCTATTAAGTTATTTGAAGCATCTAATAAGCAAGCACTTATTAATGATGACAATCATACATTACAACATTATCCATTGACATTTCAAGAATTAGAAAAGCTAACAGAAGAAGTGAAAGCAAAAGGATTTTGGAGTCGAGAAATTGAATATATAACTCTTAAAGGAAACTCATTTTGGGGAAATTTAGCTGTTAAACAAATCAATGTTGCAGGTACTGTAAGAAATTTAGTACGGGTGACGGATATTAGCGATCGCAAGCAAGCAGTAGACCAACTAGAACATTCGCTAGAAGAAAAAGAAACTTTGTTAAAAGAAATTCACCACCGAGTGAAAAATAACCTGCAAATTATTTCTAGCTTACTGCGAATGCAATCGAGACGTGCGCGGGATGAATCAACCATGATGTTATTCCAAGAGTCTCAAAATCGGGTACAATCAATGGCACTCATTCACGAACATCTTTACCAATCGCCAGAAATTTCGCAAATTGATTTTGGCGAATACATTCGGAGTTTAACAGATAACTTATTCCGATGTTACGGCATCAGTCAAAAGGCGATCGTACTCAAAATAGAAACTGGTGGTATCAAGCTCAACCTTGATACTGCCATACCTTGTGGGCTACTCATCAACGAGCTGGTTTCCAACTCTCTCAAATATGCTTTCCCCAAAGGAAGACGTGGTGAGATTGCGATTTGTCTGGTATCAAGCACAGACAATACCATTACATTAACAGTCAGTGATACTGGTATTGGTATTCCAGAGTCCTTAGATTGGAGCAATACTAATTCTTTAGGCTTAAGGATTGTGCATAACTTAACCAGGCAACTCAAGGGTACTCTAACTCTAGATCGCAATCATGGTACTGCTTTTTCTATCACTTTTTCTCGTTAG